A genomic segment from Paenibacillus sp. FSL K6-1096 encodes:
- a CDS encoding MarR family transcriptional regulator, giving the protein MDDHLSDSMSNSLSNPLSDSLSNSLPNSLSGSSPQQFLGFLLGSTHRRISVSFARALKPYDITPEQWSTLMIICDRSGMNQKEVADTAAKDQPTTARIVELLLRKGFIRKSPNPGDRRAFQLYATEEGRALIESTVALERQATNAAVAGLSAQQLEELRSMLEHIYHNTGNLHQE; this is encoded by the coding sequence ATGGATGATCACTTGTCCGATTCCATGTCGAATTCCTTATCCAATCCATTATCCGATTCCTTATCCAATTCCTTGCCTAACTCCTTATCCGGTTCCTCCCCGCAGCAATTTCTCGGCTTCCTGCTGGGCTCGACCCACCGGCGGATATCCGTCAGCTTCGCCCGGGCGCTGAAGCCGTACGACATTACCCCTGAGCAATGGTCCACCCTGATGATCATCTGTGACCGCAGCGGAATGAACCAGAAGGAAGTGGCTGATACGGCCGCCAAAGACCAGCCGACCACTGCCCGGATCGTTGAGCTGCTGCTCCGGAAAGGCTTCATCCGCAAATCGCCTAATCCCGGAGACCGCAGAGCCTTCCAGCTCTATGCCACAGAAGAAGGCAGAGCGCTGATTGAAAGCACGGTTGCGCTGGAGCGCCAGGCCACCAATGCGGCTGTAGCCGGGCTGAGTGCACAGCAGCTTGAAGAGCTCCGCAGCATGCTGGAGCATATCTATCACAACACTGGAAATCTACATCAAGAATAG
- the fsa gene encoding fructose-6-phosphate aldolase: protein MKFFLDTGNIEEIKRITRLGLVDGVTTNPSLIAKEGRLFKDVIKEIVAIVPGPVSAEVIGLKAEDMLKEAYEIAEWAPNVVIKLPMTEDGLEACYELTKKGIKTNVTLIFSAAQGLMAAKAGATYISPFVGRLDDIGVDGMKLIKELKTILTNFDLKSEIIAASIRNIAHVEQAALAGAHIATIPGSLLPSLWKHPLTDNGIERFLKDWETVPKA from the coding sequence ATGAAATTTTTCTTGGACACCGGAAATATTGAGGAAATCAAACGCATCACCCGCCTCGGATTGGTGGATGGCGTAACGACGAACCCGTCGCTGATCGCCAAGGAAGGCAGATTGTTCAAGGATGTCATCAAGGAGATCGTAGCTATCGTTCCCGGTCCTGTAAGCGCTGAAGTTATCGGACTCAAGGCCGAAGATATGCTGAAGGAAGCTTACGAGATCGCGGAATGGGCTCCGAACGTGGTCATCAAGCTGCCAATGACTGAGGATGGTCTGGAAGCCTGCTATGAATTGACTAAGAAAGGCATCAAAACCAACGTAACGCTCATCTTCTCCGCAGCTCAGGGCCTGATGGCCGCCAAAGCGGGAGCTACTTATATCAGTCCGTTCGTCGGACGCCTTGACGATATCGGTGTAGACGGCATGAAGCTGATCAAGGAACTGAAGACGATTCTGACTAACTTTGATCTGAAATCCGAGATCATCGCTGCCAGTATCCGCAACATTGCCCATGTGGAGCAGGCCGCCCTTGCCGGCGCGCATATCGCAACCATTCCTGGCTCGCTGCTGCCTTCCCTCTGGAAGCACCCGCTGACCGACAACGGCATCGAGCGGTTCCTGAAGGACTGGGAGACTGTTCCGAAGGCTTAA